One window of the Procambarus clarkii isolate CNS0578487 chromosome 89, FALCON_Pclarkii_2.0, whole genome shotgun sequence genome contains the following:
- the LOC123773260 gene encoding voltage-gated chloride channel TMC4-like encodes MSWIGDAPGRARRAAGQQLTYSNNSSSNSSSSSSSSSSRRHTWSSRRDTLKTKSVIQHNINTKFGANGVAVFNLIKDLISLNLWMSLVLCMGLVMPLVMQLVVLDDPLPSTPAAWASINTTSTHQCSPITITYDNPKVVNCSSEYMTEAGDSGSQGWEKVWWVSELLLGEGSLEHSPVFLGYYPVVLLDDVYPVAVMHLLAVLTVFLMSLVAVLTRVGQWLRYNSAFLGSHTFSKMVFTSWDFSLRRLCGVQSMQHILKNEIRAAFDEDQFQRSKYSRSRTQVAFLYIKRLFVNCVIFVAMSVGYMVIIVITNYRPFLEDRIDNKYPEGTWRNVTLNSIINYLDTVTVWVVGLVLPPLLSLLGTMEEYSSRVSMLLFIFRNAAVRLSSLGVLVISHLIVASSDSTEDCRPAMPCWETALAQKLYAQIMWDFVIRVTWTVLLLTNRLLTMLFCLKTSVSLPEFDAPSRVLDVLTLQTICWLSIAVSPLLPLMVLVSLFLLLLLDVVGALLVTKSPSHMFQASHSSAMFMVVLAVSWVGAATVTVAVFFFVPPSLACGPFRGLTVAWDAITNYICNLDGYFTWLR; translated from the exons ACGAAGAGCGTGATTCAACATAACATTAATACTAAGTTCGGTGCCAATGGGGTTGCTGTCTTCAACCTAATTAAAGACCTGATTTCGCTGAACTTGTGGATGAGCTTAGTGCTGTGCATGGGCCTGGTGATGCCGCTAGTGATGCAGCTAGTGGTGCTAGACGACCCTTTGCCCTCGACGCCGGCTGCCTGGGCCTCCATAAACACCACATCTACCCATCAATGCTCACCCATAACTATTACCTACGATAACCCTAAG GTGGTGAACTGCAGCTCAGAATATATGACGGAGGCGGGTGACAGTGGTTCTCAGGGCTGGGagaaggtgtggtgggtgtcggaGCTGCTGCTGGGTGAAGGCAGCCTGGAACACTCGCCTGTGTTCCTGGGCTATTACCCAGTGGTGCTGCTGGATGATGTGTACCCTGTGGCAGTGATGCACCTACTGGCCGTCCTCACTGTCTTCCTGATGTCGCTGGTGGCTGTGTTGACGCGAGTCGGTCAGTGGCTCCGTTACAACTCTGCCTTCTTGGGAAGTCATACCTTCTCTAAGATGGTCTTCACTAGCTGGGACTTTTCCCTAAGACGGTTGTGTGGTGTTCAATCCATGCAGCATATTTTGAAAAATGAAATTCGTGCTGCGTTTGATGAAGATCAGTTCCAGCGGTCAAAGTACAGTCGATCTCGTACTCAAGTAGCATTTCTCTACATTAAGCGTCTCTTTGTTAACTGTGTTATATTTGTGGCAATGTCTGTTGGTTACATGGTCATCATCGTCATCACTAATTATCGACCATTCCTAGAAGATAGGATTGATAACAAATATCCAGAAGGAACCTGGAGAAACGTAACCCTTAATTCTATCATTAACTACCTGGACACAGTgacggtgtgggtggtgggtcttGTGCTACCGCCGCTGCTCTCGCTGCTTGGCACCATGGAGGAGTACAGCAGCCGTGTCTCTATGCTTCTTTTTATTTTTCGTAATGCTGCTGTCCGTCTCAGCTCTCTGGGAGTACTGGTGATATCTCACCTCATTGTGGCCTCCTCCGACAGCACGGAAGACTGTAGACCAGCCATGCCATGCTGGGAGACTGCTCTTGCACAGAAACTCTACGCTCAGATCATGTGGGACTTTGTGATACGAGTGACATGGACTGTCCTACTGCTCACCAACAGGCTCCTAACGATGCTGTTCTGTCTGAAGACCTCTGTCTCCTTGCCAGAATTCGACGCGCCAAGCAGAGTGCTGGATGTTCTTACCCTCCAGACCATCTGCTGGCTGAGCATCGCTGTGTCGCCGCTCCTGCCGCTCATGGTTTTGGTGTCCCTTTTCCTCTTGCTGCTGCTTGATGTGGTTGGAGCACTGCTTGTCACAAAGTCGCCCAGTCACATGTTCCAAGCCTCGCACTCCTCGGCCATGTTCATGGTGGTGTTGGCTGTGTCTTGGGTCGGAGCCGCCACCGTCACCGTCGCTGTTTTCTTCTTCGTCCCGCCGTCCCTGGCCTGTGGACCCTTCAGAGGCCTGACGGTCGCTTGGGACGCCATCACTAACTACATCTGTAACCTGGACGGCTACTTCACCTGGCTCAGGTAG